A window from Anthonomus grandis grandis chromosome 23, icAntGran1.3, whole genome shotgun sequence encodes these proteins:
- the LOC126749277 gene encoding uncharacterized protein LOC126749277 produces the protein MCQSLPGFHALTGCDFNPALFRKGKQRPLQILKKNEDLQKAFGQIGHEDCDETVVFPILEKFICNLYNFPLLSSVNDARFALFLKTYKVNDLEEPFQKKKLQNFDSSTLPPTQAELTQHLLRTKYIATIWKNAHKKIPSYLRPETCGWILVEGNYTFKWFDGPQLPSTIQDIIDTGTNEGDEDLNAESESNEEEYIDSEGDITSESDSDCECD, from the exons ATGTGTCAATCTCTGCCAGGATTTCATGCTCTAACTGGCTGCGATTTTAATCCCGCATTATTTCGTAAGGGAAAGCAACGTCCTTTACAGatcttaaagaaaaatgaagaCTTACAAAAAGCATTCGGCCAAATTGGACATGAAGACTGTGATGAAACCGTTGTTTTCCCGATTCTTGAAAAGTTCATCTGTAATTTGTACAACTTTCCGTTGTTGAGCTCCGTAAATGATGCGCGATTcgccttatttttaaaaacctataaGGTCAATGATTTGGAGGAAcctttccagaaaaaaaaattgcagaatttTGACTCATCCACTTTACCTCCTACCCAGGCTGAATTAACGCAGCATTTATTGAGGACCAAATATATTGCTACAATATGGAAAAATGCTCATAAGAAAATTCCATCATATTTACGACCAGAAACTTGCGGATGGATATTAGTAGAGGgaaattatacatttaaatgGTTCGACGGACCACAGCTGCCTAGTACAATACAAGATATTATTGATACTGGAACAAACGAAG GCGATGAAGACCTTAATGCAGAAAGTGAATCAAATGAAGAAGAATATATCGATAGCGAAGGAGATATCACGTCCGAATCAGATTCCGATTGCGAATGTGACTGA